One genomic segment of Fusobacterium mortiferum ATCC 9817 includes these proteins:
- the yqeC gene encoding selenium cofactor biosynthesis protein YqeC: MLTKVFDIKKGDIITITGAGGKTSLMFSLARELSTLGRVLVTTTTKIFTPKIDEYEELILPNHKTKGLAKNIFIYGEKIENNKLHSLSYDKIFDLKKDFDYILIEGDGAKEKKIKAWNNTEPCIPSFSTKVIGIINLDILDLKLEENNIHRFELFKEKFNCYINKTVDENFLIDYIKLGDFFKNSPSSKKYIFLNGIDEENYLEKFSLTLEVCNQLKKDNSSYNFVLGSIHNNYIFKYISTDAIVMASGYSKRMGKNKLQLPYRDTNLLGYTLEKLSFLPFSNIYVCGREDWVESLAKKFNYIYLENKNAHLGQSESVKLGVSNSSGDGIVFFTGDQPLLTKNSILKIYFEFLKYNYITIPRAEGERFSPVFFPKDKRKELLNLEGDTGGREVIKNSSLISFVDFPNKIEFLDIDTPEEYQNIISL, translated from the coding sequence ATGCTAACAAAAGTATTTGATATAAAAAAAGGGGATATTATTACTATTACAGGAGCTGGTGGAAAGACTTCTCTTATGTTTTCACTTGCTAGAGAGCTTTCTACTTTAGGAAGAGTATTAGTTACAACTACTACTAAAATATTTACTCCTAAAATAGATGAATATGAAGAATTAATATTACCCAACCATAAAACTAAAGGATTAGCTAAAAATATATTTATTTATGGAGAGAAAATAGAAAATAATAAGTTACACTCTCTTTCCTATGATAAGATTTTTGATTTAAAAAAAGATTTTGATTATATATTAATAGAAGGAGATGGGGCTAAAGAAAAAAAAATAAAAGCTTGGAATAATACAGAGCCTTGTATTCCAAGTTTTTCTACAAAAGTTATTGGGATAATTAATTTAGATATTTTAGATTTAAAATTAGAAGAAAATAATATTCATAGGTTTGAACTTTTTAAAGAAAAATTTAATTGTTATATAAATAAAACTGTTGATGAAAATTTTTTAATAGATTATATCAAATTAGGTGATTTTTTTAAAAATTCTCCTTCTAGTAAAAAATATATTTTCTTGAATGGTATTGATGAAGAAAATTATCTTGAAAAATTTTCATTGACTTTAGAAGTTTGCAATCAATTAAAAAAAGATAATTCTTCTTATAATTTTGTATTAGGTTCTATACACAACAATTATATCTTTAAATATATCTCCACGGATGCTATAGTAATGGCTTCTGGTTATTCTAAAAGAATGGGAAAAAATAAGTTACAACTGCCATATAGAGATACAAACTTATTAGGTTACACCTTAGAAAAACTCTCTTTTCTCCCTTTCTCCAATATATACGTATGTGGTAGGGAAGATTGGGTAGAATCTTTAGCTAAAAAATTTAATTATATCTATCTTGAAAATAAAAATGCCCATCTTGGACAAAGTGAAAGTGTAAAATTAGGAGTTAGTAACTCTAGTGGAGATGGAATAGTTTTTTTCACTGGAGACCAACCACTTCTAACTAAAAATAGTATCTTAAAAATCTATTTTGAATTTTTAAAATATAATTATATCACTATTCCTAGAGCAGAGGGAGAAAGATTTTCCCCAGTATTTTTTCCAAAAGATAAAAGAAAGGAACTTTTAAATCTAGAAGGTGATACTGGTGGTAGAGAGGTTATCAAAAACTCGTCCCTCATCTCCTTTGTAGATTTCCCTAATAAGATAGAATTTTTAGATATAGATACTCCTGAAGAGTATCAAAATATTATCTCTCTTTAA
- a CDS encoding MetQ/NlpA family ABC transporter substrate-binding protein: MKKLIILLLLVISGLTFGKTLKLGTSSYPGVEMFNIIKDDLAAQGIELELIEMNDYVTPNLALADGAIDINSFQHIQYLNQFCKDKGLDLVSAGETYVVALGLYSEKYKSVDEIPAKSIIAIPNDPTNAGRALIMLHNAGIIKLEDPSNLLATEFDIVENPKKLKFKLIEAPQLPRVIKDVAACVINGGYAVEAGYIPTEDAILVEDVNKSPYVNIFAVRKGDENREDIKAFVKAYQSDKMKKYVLEKFKGGYIPTW, from the coding sequence ATGAAAAAATTGATAATACTACTTCTATTAGTTATATCTGGACTTACATTTGGAAAAACTTTAAAATTAGGAACTAGCTCTTACCCAGGAGTAGAAATGTTTAATATAATAAAAGATGATTTAGCTGCTCAAGGGATAGAGTTAGAATTGATAGAGATGAATGACTACGTAACTCCAAACTTAGCATTAGCCGATGGAGCTATTGATATAAACTCATTCCAACATATTCAATATCTAAATCAATTTTGTAAAGATAAGGGATTGGATTTAGTTTCTGCAGGAGAAACTTATGTAGTAGCTCTTGGACTATATTCAGAAAAATATAAATCTGTAGATGAAATCCCAGCAAAATCTATTATTGCTATTCCTAATGACCCTACTAATGCTGGAAGAGCACTTATTATGTTACATAATGCTGGAATTATAAAATTAGAAGACCCTAGTAATCTACTAGCAACAGAATTTGATATTGTTGAAAATCCTAAAAAATTAAAGTTTAAATTAATAGAAGCTCCACAACTTCCTAGAGTTATAAAAGATGTAGCTGCTTGTGTTATCAATGGTGGATATGCTGTAGAAGCTGGATACATTCCTACTGAAGATGCTATTTTAGTTGAGGACGTAAATAAATCTCCATATGTTAATATTTTCGCTGTAAGAAAAGGTGATGAAAATAGAGAGGATATCAAAGCCTTTGTAAAAGCTTACCAAAGCGATAAGATGAAAAAATATGTATTAGAAAAATTTAAAGGTGGATATATTCCTACTTGGTAA
- a CDS encoding MetQ/NlpA family ABC transporter substrate-binding protein, which yields MKLSLRTLLLAGLLTLGVNSLAGELKVGATPVPHAELLNLVKDDLKAQGVDLKVIEFTDYVTPNLSLADGEIDANYFQHYPYLEKFASERNLKLVSAAKIHIEPLGVFSKKYTKLEDIPEKATIAIPNDPSNGGRALILLHNKGLIKLADPNNLYATEFDIVENPKKLKFKPIEAPQLPRVLPDVAAAVINGNYALEAGFSPVKDALTLEGEESPYANILAVREGDENKEDIVKLIKALQSEKVKQYILANYNGGVVATF from the coding sequence ATGAAACTATCACTAAGAACACTTTTATTAGCAGGACTTTTAACATTAGGAGTAAACTCTCTAGCTGGAGAATTAAAAGTTGGAGCAACACCTGTTCCACATGCTGAACTTTTAAACTTAGTAAAAGATGATTTAAAAGCTCAAGGAGTAGATTTAAAAGTTATAGAATTTACTGACTATGTAACACCAAACCTTTCATTAGCTGATGGAGAGATAGATGCTAACTACTTCCAACACTATCCATATTTAGAAAAATTTGCAAGTGAAAGAAATTTAAAACTTGTTTCAGCTGCAAAAATCCACATAGAACCATTAGGAGTATTCTCTAAAAAATATACAAAACTTGAAGATATACCAGAAAAAGCTACAATAGCTATTCCTAATGATCCATCTAATGGAGGAAGAGCACTTATATTACTACATAACAAAGGGCTTATCAAATTAGCTGATCCTAACAATCTATATGCAACAGAGTTTGATATTGTTGAAAATCCTAAAAAATTAAAATTTAAACCTATTGAAGCTCCACAACTTCCTAGAGTTTTACCTGACGTAGCTGCTGCTGTAATCAATGGTAACTATGCTTTAGAAGCTGGATTCTCTCCAGTAAAAGATGCTCTAACTCTAGAAGGAGAAGAATCTCCATATGCTAATATCTTAGCAGTAAGAGAGGGAGATGAAAATAAAGAGGATATCGTTAAACTTATAAAAGCTTTACAAAGTGAAAAAGTAAAACAATATATTTTAGCTAACTACAATGGTGGAGTAGTTGCTACATTCTAA